The following are encoded together in the Lactuca sativa cultivar Salinas chromosome 1, Lsat_Salinas_v11, whole genome shotgun sequence genome:
- the LOC111893526 gene encoding uncharacterized protein LOC111893526 encodes MGSYYHSSDYCYDIVLPSYFGNRSSSGLSVNLTNQNIESLMYFCEKIVDLEDQDKYSGPMVWIGIYISIASFFCILAMVADLFNGFQKRKFWFPSKYFSLNAVSITVIAVAMKIPVDLSSQMPGWVDQAAKQGSMVFMCMMMANLMPSLASMDNKSLLANVIGFAILIITIIVNMFMEINTGVIDRGYFFVALLLFLLIILISSAISLPISKQILQLKYQAISKITLHDHCPEDMFAIEKLRQHVKRYWIMAETGSPQFVMASNPLSCASGVICVTGLATYILLLVLNFMFPIYIGYQSDYKWSMVVIVITQSIGIVVGVISPMFRCFTVVSFKSFTRWNRNHLEVFKVEKYWTQQLCEWKESHITFLSKGPRSRSLMRNLKKHILSAWIGFQKVVVVTCKIIGLIPIVVLLIFMYCSYYLKSMKGMMLNPPSGSSTHYIDEDLSNYVLLLEDNMEFAERTLKRISNSMNCVMQKAEKEQDNNLLMFLEKSTGFEGVEKFDIYQVQPLLSIELPNTWSLPIVTLTCIAISLPNIGKDATNNLFKCVGGGLFYTHIVEESLNNALKYVNIQKAAMTLWDEVEDNYKWLENTLEKRAYDGKTSREILEWFSHKAEEIVIEVSKSTNGGEPVEYLPWKLIVANSMYRITQTIMLTYQSDILEINEEWLFTLLNHMIADILVACFTNIPRVITMKCMKVQ; translated from the coding sequence ATGGGTTCATACTATCATTCATCTGATTACTGTTATGACATTGTATTACCATCTTATTTTGGAAATCGATCTTCTTCCGGACTATCTGTAAACCTCACCAACCAAAATATCGAATCCTTGATGTATTTCTGTGAGAAAATAGTTGATTTGGAAGACCAAGACAAGTACAGCGGGCCTATGGTGTGGATTGGTATCTACATCTCAATAGCATCATTCTTTTGCATTCTGGCGATGGTTGCTGATCTGTTCAATGGTTTTCAGAAAAGGAAATTTTGGTTTCCAAGTAAATATTTCTCTCTAAATGCTGTTTCTATCACAGTGATAGCCGTTGCAATGAAAATCCCTGTGGATTTGAGTAGTCAAATGCCTGGGTGGGTGGACCAAGCAGCTAAGCAGGGAAGCATGGTTTTTATGTGCATGATGATGGCTAACTTGATGCCTTCTTTGGCGTCTATGGACAACAAGTCACTTCTTGCAAATGTGATAGGTTTTGCTATTCTCATTATCACCATAATTGTGAATATGTTTATGGAGATTAATACTGGAGTTATTGATCGAGGATACTTCTTTGTAGCATTGTTACTCTTCTTGTTAATAATTTTGATCTCTTCTGCAATATCACTTCCAATCTCTAAGCAAATTCTACAACTCAAGTATCAAGCGATTAGCAAAATAACTTTACATGATCATTGTCCAGAAGATATGTTTGCTATTGAGAAGCTAAGACAACATGTGAAAAGATACTGGATCATGGCAGAAACTGGTAGCCCTCAATTTGTAATGGCTAGTAATCCGTTATCATGTGCTTCTGGCGTAATTTGTGTAACTGGTCTAGCCACATACATATTACTTCTGGTGTTAAATTTTATGTTCCCAATTTATATAGGATACCAATCGGATTATAAGTGGTCAATGGTTGTGATTGTTATCACACAATCTATTGGAATTGTAGTAGGTGTCATCTCCCCAATGTTTAGATGTTTTACGGTTGTGAGCTTTAAATCTTTTACTAGGTGGAATAGGAACCATTTGGAGGTATTTAAAGTAGAAAAGTATTGGACTCAACAGTTGTGTGAATGGAAAGAAAGTCATATTACCTTTCTATCAAAGGGCCCTAGATCAAGAAGTCTTATGCGTAATTTGAAAAAACATATTCTAAGTGCTTGGATTGGATTTCAGAAGGTGGTTGTGGTAACATGCAAAATTATAGGGCTCATCCCCATAGTGGTTCTACTCATTTTCATGTATTGTTCATATTATTTAAAGTCAATGAAAGGAATGATGCTTAATCCACCCTCTGGCTCTAGCACTCATTATATAGATGAAGACCTTAGCAATTATGTTTTGTTACTTGAAGACAATATGGAGTTTGCTGAAAGAACACTTAAACGAATTTCAAACTCCATGAATTGTGTGATGCAAAAGGCTGAGAAGGAACAAGACAACAATCTCTTAATGTTTCTTGAAAAGTCTACTGGATTCGAGGGAGTAGAGAAATTTGACATTTATCAAGTTCAACCACTTCTTTCTATTGAACTTCCCAACACTTGGAGCTTACCAATAGTAACCTTAACATGCATCGCAATTTCACTCCCAAATATTGGTAAGGACGCAACTAATAACTTGTTCAAATGTGTTGGTGGAGGGCTCTTTTACACACACATTGTTGAGGAAAGCTTGAACAATGCACTTAAGTACGTAAACATTCAAAAGGCAGCTATGACATTGTGGGATGAGGTAGAAGACAACTACAAGTGGTTAGAGAACACTTTGGAAAAAAGAGCTTATGATGGAAAAACATCAAGAGAGATCCTTGAATGGTTTTCTCACAAAGCAGAAGAAATTGTGATAGAAGTTAGCAAAAGCACAAATGGAGGAGAACCGGTGGAATACCTTCCATGGAAGTTGATTGTTGCTAATTCAATGTATAGAATTACACAAACAATCATGCTTACCTACCAAAGTGACATCTTAGAGATCAATGAAGAATGGTTGTTTACACTATTAAATCACATGATTGCAGACATATTGGTTGCTTGCTTCACCAACATACCACGAGTAATAACAATGAAATGCATGAAAGTGCAATAG